A genomic window from Haladaptatus caseinilyticus includes:
- the dnaG gene encoding DNA primase DnaG: MDDTAKYLIHADITADGVVERSDVVGAIFGQTEGLLGDDLDLRDLQQSSKVGRIDVRVESEHGQSFGTVTIASSLDKVETAILAASLETIERVGPCRASVSIANIEDVRTAKRREVVDRAKELLSSSFDDDVMTSREILAEVRQSIRVEDITEYEGFPAGPNVTNTDAIIVVEGRADVLTLLRYGVKNAIAVEGTNVPDAVADLTQECTTTAFLDGDRGGDLILKELEQVGDIDYVAVAPDGKSVEDLSRDEVMSALRKKRPLDRFERDETQFAAATDGSALPAPENDETDTERPIEPSTTDSPDDGVESSAEVETGETVADTSHGSESKSDDESAVAEDDSLVAEAVESEPLDDATDLDTPDREPQTIRSHARTVIEAESETVRLLDDDYSILAEAPAAETFDAIERAESVPHAVVFDGTLSQRILDISAQRGVEQIVARDEGEFVKKPTTVRILTVDQL; the protein is encoded by the coding sequence ATGGACGATACAGCGAAATACCTCATTCACGCAGACATTACCGCCGACGGGGTGGTGGAACGGAGTGACGTCGTCGGCGCGATCTTCGGGCAAACCGAAGGGCTGCTGGGCGACGACCTCGATTTACGGGACCTCCAGCAGTCCTCGAAAGTTGGCCGTATCGACGTGCGCGTCGAGAGCGAACACGGCCAATCGTTCGGTACCGTCACCATCGCCAGCAGTCTCGACAAAGTCGAAACGGCGATCCTCGCGGCGTCACTCGAGACTATCGAGCGCGTCGGCCCGTGTCGCGCGAGCGTCAGCATCGCCAACATCGAAGACGTCAGAACCGCGAAGCGGAGGGAAGTCGTCGACCGCGCAAAGGAACTCCTGTCGTCGTCGTTCGATGACGACGTAATGACGAGTCGTGAGATCCTGGCCGAAGTCCGCCAGAGCATCCGCGTCGAAGACATCACCGAATACGAAGGCTTTCCGGCCGGACCGAACGTCACGAACACCGACGCCATCATCGTCGTCGAAGGTCGCGCGGACGTGTTGACGCTTCTCCGATACGGCGTCAAAAACGCCATTGCAGTGGAAGGAACGAACGTCCCGGATGCCGTCGCAGACCTCACGCAGGAGTGCACGACGACCGCGTTTCTCGATGGTGATCGTGGCGGTGACCTCATCCTGAAGGAACTCGAACAGGTCGGTGATATCGACTACGTGGCCGTCGCCCCCGACGGGAAATCCGTGGAAGACCTCTCTCGCGACGAGGTGATGTCCGCCCTCCGAAAGAAACGCCCACTCGACCGATTCGAACGCGACGAGACACAGTTCGCCGCCGCGACGGACGGTAGTGCGCTTCCTGCTCCCGAAAACGACGAGACGGATACCGAACGTCCCATCGAGCCATCGACCACGGACTCGCCCGACGACGGGGTCGAATCCAGTGCCGAAGTCGAAACTGGCGAAACCGTTGCCGACACGTCCCACGGGAGCGAATCGAAGTCAGACGACGAATCGGCGGTCGCCGAAGACGACTCACTCGTGGCCGAGGCTGTCGAATCGGAACCGTTGGACGATGCAACCGACCTCGACACTCCGGACCGCGAACCACAAACGATCCGAAGCCATGCGAGGACGGTCATCGAGGCCGAATCCGAGACGGTACGATTGCTGGACGATGACTATTCGATTCTCGCGGAAGCACCCGCCGCCGAAACCTTCGACGCCATCGAACGTGCGGAGTCCGTTCCACACGCTGTCGTGTTCGATGGAACGCTCAGTCAGCGAATCTTGGACATTTCGGCCCAACGTGGCGTCGAACAGATCGTCGCCCGTGACGAGGGCGAATTCGTCAAAAAACCGACGACGGTTCGTATCTTGACGGTGGACCAGCTTTAG
- a CDS encoding sugar phosphate isomerase/epimerase family protein translates to MARTAIQLYTLRELDESLPDLLARVGETEFDGVEFAGLGDSDPEIVADALDTAGLDAAGAHVPIEELESNTEAVVKTYHKIGCDRLVVPYLDESNFDSETTATETAHRLDALAERVEAHGSTLCYHNHDHEFAEIGDRTGFDAFIAESDVHIELDVGWVVAAGRDPYSLLDCLAGNVPLVHLKDTADGSPVELGEGDVNVADCVNAALRAGAEWIIYEHDDPDTPESSLVNGAERLAGLDG, encoded by the coding sequence ATGGCACGCACTGCGATTCAGTTGTACACGCTCCGTGAACTGGACGAATCGCTCCCCGACCTGCTCGCCCGCGTCGGCGAGACCGAATTCGACGGCGTGGAGTTCGCGGGGTTAGGTGATTCCGACCCCGAAATCGTGGCAGATGCACTCGATACTGCGGGACTCGACGCCGCTGGGGCACACGTCCCGATCGAGGAACTCGAATCAAACACGGAGGCGGTAGTGAAAACGTATCACAAAATAGGTTGTGACAGGCTCGTCGTGCCGTATCTGGACGAATCGAACTTCGACAGCGAGACGACGGCGACGGAAACTGCACATCGACTCGATGCCCTCGCGGAACGGGTCGAAGCACATGGTTCGACACTCTGCTATCACAACCACGACCACGAGTTCGCTGAAATCGGCGACAGGACCGGTTTTGACGCCTTCATCGCGGAGTCCGACGTTCATATCGAGCTCGACGTGGGTTGGGTCGTCGCCGCGGGCCGTGACCCGTATTCGCTTCTCGACTGTCTTGCCGGAAACGTTCCGTTGGTTCATCTGAAGGACACTGCCGATGGCTCACCGGTCGAACTCGGCGAGGGCGATGTGAACGTGGCGGATTGCGTGAACGCTGCTCTCCGGGCTGGGGCTGAATGGATAATCTACGAACACGATGACCCCGATACTCCGGAATCATCACTTGTCAACGGTGCAGAACGATTGGCGGGGCTGGACGGCTGA
- a CDS encoding DUF3311 domain-containing protein yields the protein MNNDSARIGWMVVFAVIIALTIPWFLWGDGQVLYGLPVWLWWHIGWMAVVSLVFKLFADRAWGLGIEESI from the coding sequence ATGAATAACGACTCCGCACGAATCGGTTGGATGGTCGTTTTCGCGGTGATTATCGCGTTGACGATACCGTGGTTTCTCTGGGGAGACGGGCAAGTACTGTACGGTCTGCCGGTGTGGCTTTGGTGGCACATCGGATGGATGGCGGTCGTGTCACTCGTGTTCAAACTGTTCGCGGACCGAGCGTGGGGACTCGGCATTGAGGAGAGCATATGA
- a CDS encoding sodium:solute symporter family protein gives MNETTLQLGIVGGYLLLSLLVGLLAYRLTDRSAEDYYLASRTLGTVVLLFTTFATLLSAFTFFGGPNLAYGSGPEWILVMGLMDGVLFAVLWYVVGYKQWLLGREHGYVTLGEMLGDRFGSPLLRGLIAGISLFWLFPYVMLQQVGAGTALEALTGGELSYAMGAGLVTVFMIAYVVLAGMRGIAWTDTLQGAFMLVMVWAAVLWVLAELGGMSSATATLAESNPEFLSLGGGVYSPQWMLSQAIGIAFGVAMFPQVNQRFFVAGSKKVLKRTFSLWPIMVVLLFVPAFMLGAWARGLPIDAADQNVLSVLLAEYAPAWFAALVVAGAMAAMMSSSDSMLLSGSSYFTRDLYRPFVNPNASDGWEDTLGRIGVAVFALAAFVASLYTPKAIVEIGSTAFGGFAQLALPVIVALYWSRVTRVGMYFGIVGSQVFYLASVFLPFVPGSYAGWLASVVGMVVGLVLTVSVSTVTSHAFNEETNLYFDLQAD, from the coding sequence ATGAACGAGACGACGCTCCAATTGGGCATCGTCGGCGGGTATCTCCTCCTTTCACTGCTCGTTGGCCTGTTGGCGTATCGACTGACCGACCGAAGTGCGGAGGATTACTACCTCGCCAGTCGAACGCTCGGGACCGTCGTCCTACTGTTCACCACGTTCGCGACGCTCCTGTCGGCGTTCACGTTCTTCGGGGGACCGAACCTCGCCTACGGCTCCGGACCGGAGTGGATCCTCGTGATGGGGCTGATGGACGGCGTGCTGTTCGCCGTGCTGTGGTACGTCGTCGGCTACAAGCAGTGGCTTCTCGGACGGGAACACGGCTACGTCACCCTCGGGGAGATGCTCGGTGACCGATTCGGGTCACCTTTGCTCCGTGGACTCATCGCCGGAATCAGTCTGTTCTGGCTGTTCCCATACGTGATGCTCCAGCAGGTTGGGGCGGGAACCGCGCTGGAGGCGCTGACCGGCGGCGAGCTCTCCTACGCGATGGGTGCAGGTCTGGTGACGGTGTTCATGATAGCCTACGTCGTTCTCGCGGGAATGCGCGGTATCGCGTGGACGGACACGCTGCAAGGGGCGTTCATGCTCGTGATGGTCTGGGCCGCCGTGCTCTGGGTGCTCGCCGAACTGGGCGGGATGAGTTCTGCGACTGCAACCCTCGCCGAATCGAATCCCGAATTCCTCTCGCTCGGCGGCGGCGTGTACTCCCCACAGTGGATGCTCTCGCAGGCCATCGGCATCGCCTTCGGCGTGGCGATGTTCCCGCAGGTCAACCAGCGGTTCTTCGTCGCCGGGTCGAAGAAAGTGCTGAAACGAACCTTTTCGCTGTGGCCGATTATGGTCGTCCTGCTGTTCGTCCCGGCGTTCATGCTCGGCGCGTGGGCGCGCGGCCTGCCAATCGACGCCGCAGACCAGAACGTCCTTTCCGTCCTGCTCGCCGAGTACGCACCGGCGTGGTTCGCCGCGCTGGTCGTCGCGGGTGCGATGGCCGCGATGATGTCCTCGTCCGATTCGATGCTGCTCTCCGGGTCGTCCTATTTCACCCGCGACCTCTACCGTCCGTTCGTCAACCCAAACGCCAGCGACGGTTGGGAGGACACCCTCGGCCGAATCGGCGTCGCCGTCTTCGCACTCGCCGCGTTCGTCGCGAGCCTCTACACGCCGAAAGCCATCGTCGAAATCGGTTCGACTGCCTTCGGCGGGTTCGCTCAACTCGCACTTCCCGTCATCGTCGCGCTCTACTGGTCGCGGGTGACACGAGTGGGGATGTACTTCGGCATCGTCGGCAGTCAAGTGTTCTACCTCGCAAGTGTGTTCCTGCCGTTCGTGCCCGGCAGTTACGCCGGATGGCTGGCATCGGTCGTCGGCATGGTCGTCGGACTGGTGCTGACGGTCTCCGTTTCGACCGTTACGTCGCACGCATTCAACGAGGAGACGAATCTCTACTTCGACCTACAAGCCGATTAG
- a CDS encoding HFX_2341 family transcriptional regulator, whose protein sequence is MQTHIVPVGFDYDRLIAPLVRDQLDVDRVILLEGAVGSEANVEYSRNLSRKLGKDFENLLGAETERVVLEDVYDYDAAFEQAYDRINTELDAGGEIWVNVSSMPRTVSFAFATAAHSIMVERESDRQKIHTYYTAPEKYLETELAEELREEIDLLASVRDGDVDEARIEIRLESARDLLSEFDERGTTIGAKEIDGRHIVELPVASFSNVKPFEELILFTLGEHGEFESVSELAQALSKDLNEEYTDSFRSKVIYNVDRLGPGGKGYIEQEEHGKSHRTRLSRIGELWVRSHTNGEM, encoded by the coding sequence ATGCAAACACACATCGTTCCGGTCGGATTCGACTACGACCGGCTTATCGCGCCACTCGTGCGCGACCAACTCGACGTCGACCGCGTTATCCTCCTCGAAGGCGCGGTCGGAAGCGAGGCAAACGTCGAGTACTCCCGCAACCTCTCTCGAAAGCTCGGCAAGGATTTCGAGAACCTACTTGGTGCGGAGACGGAGCGAGTGGTGTTGGAGGATGTCTACGACTACGACGCAGCGTTCGAACAAGCCTACGACCGAATCAACACGGAACTCGACGCGGGCGGGGAAATTTGGGTGAACGTCAGTTCGATGCCACGAACGGTGAGTTTCGCCTTTGCGACCGCGGCCCACTCCATCATGGTCGAGCGAGAGAGCGATCGTCAGAAGATACACACCTACTACACGGCTCCGGAGAAATATTTGGAAACCGAGCTCGCCGAGGAACTGCGGGAGGAAATCGACTTGCTCGCGTCGGTGCGCGACGGCGACGTGGACGAAGCGCGAATCGAGATCCGACTCGAAAGCGCCCGAGATCTGCTTTCGGAGTTCGACGAGCGGGGAACGACCATCGGCGCGAAGGAAATCGATGGACGACACATCGTGGAACTACCGGTCGCCTCGTTTTCGAACGTCAAACCCTTCGAGGAACTCATTCTGTTTACGCTCGGGGAACACGGCGAGTTCGAAAGCGTGAGCGAACTCGCCCAAGCGCTCTCCAAGGATCTGAACGAGGAGTACACCGACAGCTTCAGGTCGAAAGTCATCTACAACGTCGATAGATTGGGTCCGGGCGGGAAAGGCTATATCGAGCAGGAAGAGCACGGGAAGTCCCACCGAACGCGACTCTCCCGAATAGGGGAGTTGTGGGTACGATCCCATACGAACGGCGAAATGTAG
- a CDS encoding MarR family transcriptional regulator, translated as MTFGNDDDLNQPSKVSLIVKEGTNGRRAMAFLAANDGHAYTRNEIRDGTGISDGSIGPVLTRLADDGLLHRHGGQWTLAEEGIAALESEGLLDELREEWNAGW; from the coding sequence ATGACGTTCGGGAACGATGATGATTTGAATCAACCGTCGAAAGTTTCGTTGATTGTCAAGGAAGGGACGAACGGTCGCCGTGCGATGGCGTTTCTCGCCGCGAACGATGGCCATGCATATACCCGAAACGAAATTCGAGATGGAACGGGGATTTCCGATGGAAGTATCGGGCCGGTACTGACCCGTTTAGCCGACGACGGGCTGTTACACCGTCATGGAGGGCAGTGGACGCTCGCAGAGGAAGGGATAGCAGCGCTGGAGTCGGAGGGCCTCTTGGACGAACTCCGCGAAGAATGGAACGCAGGCTGGTAG